The following proteins are co-located in the Halictus rubicundus isolate RS-2024b chromosome 1, iyHalRubi1_principal, whole genome shotgun sequence genome:
- the LOC143361040 gene encoding thioredoxin, mitochondrial: MLRVGVRTVRNALGSRTFANAPAQAQTDSTAFKVQDPKDFDDRVKKSKVPVIVDFFATWCNPCRMLTPRIESVIAEKQGKVLLAKVDIDENSDLALDYEVGSVPVLIAMKDGKVLDRIVGLQDVDKLKQFVEKYTE, translated from the exons ATGTTGCGTGTCGGAGTTAGGACTGTTCGAAACGCTTTGGGAAGCAGAACTTTTGCAAACGCCCCGGCTCAAGCACAAACAGACTCGACAGCCTTTAAAGTTCAGGATCCAAAAGATTTTGACGATCGCGTGAAGAAGTCCAAGGTGCCTGTGATCGTTGACTTTTTTGCAAC ATGGTGCAATCCCTGTCGTATGCTCACACCACGCATAGAGTCAGTCATCGCGGAAAAACAGGGAAAAGTTTTGTTAGCGAAAGTCGACATTGACGAGAACAGCGACTTGGCTTTGGACTATGAG GTTGGCTCTGTACCAGTATTAATTGCTATGAAGGATGGAAAGGTTTTAGATCGAATTGTTGGTCTTCAAGATGTAGATAAGCTTAAACAGTTTGTAGAAAAGTATACAGAgtaa
- the Pig-q gene encoding phosphatidylinositol glycan anchor biosynthesis class Q, producing MKSLLIFVPNKLFKGKPGYLFGKVLYDENTGVKKVYVIGISKTENLETIKCSTNIIGYYSGVEQKRGYVDKKCADWIPTFLRSGTSKEDDYDYGIKSITIYNKKISTLNCHTVFIIYDQTALRETELLQQKAVSGDHFYELMKIVQNKQVEEVLQKKGKFTYIKETLLVYLMFLYFYPVLLLNKITHKLLPIFKYSSLGLHIHGWLENVKWMLIAVIQNKRFTLKTGNYVFALIIDMLLGIFILQLLLHYLENTFPSEILLNNAEKVVTLLKDLINWLMGAPAGLKLNLALNNMLGKFFLYHIHLWWTFLIFIKPLMDFAFVVLVLLGRLGVTFQIAIAADLLALVSFHAYCIYVYATRLFNIQLKGITGLVRLFLGKKKNPLRERVDSCQYQPDQLFVGTLLFTILLFLMPTTWVYYAVFTMLRLALIGFGGFLTRLKFYLQVMPVYTFFKWFLQSYSTRSIVNIKLHSHRADGPIILIMSMVVAPWQHTWKKCMPDTIAQHPPIEWNKIVNNIIWGELLYPFFLLLFFDTIKKLLHFWIHVISNFFVDIIFLSKPLAGHVAASEVENFIGLLESSSSSFMSLVVDLEVRACTSNSSLSSYKIQIEKCMRWDLMAHAPDNNVDQIQESNEQKVIQRRRRKRKQKSNSSHNGTNNEENDGEENNFVGAQTNKNEQDSNDEVIFPKKHQRSAVTNAESDPDNIEAEESEVKKPKQPSKRQLKREKAEKKENEKREAHRLDAMKKGLTYVSKWKHARSEWKFEKLRQIWLIDNLLDETCIPDNIFPTVLEYFEGCKGMAREQLLKKGMDVIKKIEENEENKDEMETVAYQRARQLLQALPTET from the exons ATGAAGAGTTTATTGATTTTTGTACCGAACAAACTTTTCAAAGGAAAGCCAGGATACCTGTTTGGCAAAGTACTGTACGATGAAAATACTGGAGTGAAGAAAGTCTATGTTATTGGGATAAGTAAAACGGAGAATTTAGAAACGATAAAATGCAGCACCAATATTATTGGATACTATTCTGGAGTAGAACAGAAACGTGGATATGTAGATAAGAAATGTGCAGACTGGATTCCTACATTTCTACGCTCTGGTACTTCCAAAGAAGACGATTACGATTATGGTATAAAGAGCATTAccatatataataaaaagattTCAACCCTGAATTGCCACACAGTTTTTATTATATATGATCAAACAGCTCTCAGAGAAACAGAATTGTTGCAACAGAAAGCAGTATCTGGAGATCATTTTTATGAACTAATGAAAATTGTACAGAATAAACAAGTGGAAGAAGTATTACAAAAGAAAGGGAAATTTACTTATATAAAGGAAACTCTGCTGGTCTATCTTATGTTTCTGTATTTCTATCCAGTTCTTCTTCTCAATAAAATAACACATAAATTGTTACCAATTTTTAAATACTCTTCCCTTGGTTTACACATTCACGGCTGGTTGGAGAATGTTAAATGGATGTTAATCGCAGTGATACAAAATAAGAGGTTCACACTGAAAACTGGCAATTACGTGTTTGCATTGATAATAGATATGTTATTAGGAATATTTATATTGCAATTGTTGTTGCACTATTTGGAGAATACATTCCCGTCTGAAATTCTTTTGAATAATGCAGAG aaagttGTGACACTACTTAAAGATTTAATTAACTGGTTGATGGGCGCGCCAGCTGGATTAAAATTAAATCTTGCCCTGAATAATATgcttggaaaattttttctatATCATATACACTTATGGTGGAcatttttgatatttataaaaCCCTTAATGGATTTTGCTTTTGTAGTTTTAGTACTACTTGGAAGATTGGGGGTTACATTTCAAATAGCGATAGCTGCAGACCTTCTAGCTCTTGTCAGCTTTCACGCATATTGCATTTATGTGTATGCAACAAG GCTTTTCAACATTCAATTAAAGGGCATCACAGGATTAGTCCGACTGTTTTTAGGTAAAAAAAAGAATCCACTACGAGAGAGAGTAGACTCCTGTCAGTATCAGCCAGATCAATTGTTTGTTGGTACATTGTTGTTCACAATACTTTTGTTCCTTATGCCAACAACATGGGTGTATTATGCAGTTTTCACTATG CTCAGATTAGCATTGATCGGGTTTGGAGGATTCCTAACTAgactgaaattttatcttcaaGTTATGCCAgtgtacacattttttaaatggtttctGCAGTCCTATAGTACACGCA GTATTGTCAATATTAAATTACATTCGCACCGTGCTGATGGACcaattatattaataatgtCAATGGTTGTGGCACCATGGCAGCACACATGGAAGAAATGTATGCCAGATACAATTGCGCAACATCCACCCATCGAATGGAATAAGATAGTAAACAATATAATATGGGGTGAACTACTGTACCCTTT CTTTCTCCTGTTGTTTTTTGATACCATAAAGAAACTCTTGCATTTCTGGATTCATGTTATTAGTAATTTTTTCGTCGATATCATTTTCCTCTCTAA ACCATTAGCAGGCCATGTGGCTGCTTCAGAAGTTGAGAATTTTATCGGTTTGTTAGAATCATCTTCATCGTCATTTATGTCATTGGTAGTAGATTTGGAG GTTCGAGCATGCACAT CAAATTCATCATTAAGTTcttacaaaatacaaattgaaAAGTGCATGCGATGGGATCTGATGGCAC ATGCACCGGACAACAATGTTGACCAAATACAAGAAAGCAACGAGCAAAAAGTAATacagagaagaagaaggaaaagaaaacaaaagtcAAATAGCAGCCATAATGGCACCAATAACGAGGAAAATGATGgggaagaaaataattttgttggtGCACAAACAAATAAGAATGAACAAGATTCGAACGATGAAGTAATCTTCCCTAAAAAACATCAAAGATCAGC TGTTACGAATGCAGAGAGTGATCCAGACAATATAGAAGCTGAGGAGAGCGAAGTAAAGAAGCCAAAGCAACCTTCCAAGAGGCAGTTGAAAAGGGAAAAGGCtgagaagaaagaaaacgaaaagaGAGAGGCCCATAGACTGGATGCAATGAAGAAGGGACTGACATATGTTTCAAAG TGGAAACATGCAAGAAGCGAATGGAAATTCGAGAAGCTGAGACAAATATGGTTAATAGATAACTTATTAGACGAAACTTGCATTCCAGACAACATTTTCCCTACAGTTTTAGAATATTTCGAGGGCTGCAAAGGAATGGCAAGGGAACAACTTCTAAAAAAGGGAATGGACGTTATAAAGAAAATAGAGGAGAACGAGGAGAACAAAGACGAAATGGAGACTGTTGCTTATCAAAGGGCAAGACAGCTTTTACAAGCTTTACCTACAGAAACATAA
- the LOC143361051 gene encoding uncharacterized protein LOC143361051, which translates to MLRLKLIQAALRPKSAASLIKRCATSHVGSTSKSTTNDINDDEDDSNKPIKFSTSEAATWPANGLTFDTPYLQGIIVSFSIAVFLVYFCILREENDIDEKITNNMNPEMQEFLYGIKKQQEKARMEYMKTV; encoded by the exons atgttgcgtTTAAAATTAATTCAAGCTGCATTACGGCCTAAAAGTGCTGCGTCGCTGATAAAAAG ATGCGCGACCTCTCATGTGGGCAGTACCTCCAAATCTACTACCAATGACATAAATGACGATGAAGATGATTCTAACAAACCGATAAAATTCTCAACTTCTGAAGCAGCCACATGGCCTGCTAATGGTCTAACATTTGATACGCCATATTTGCAAGGAATCATTGTATCATTCAGTATTGCTGTTTTCCTTGTTTATTTCTGCATACTTAGAGAGGAAAATGATATCGACGAAAAAATTACTAATAACATGAATCCAGAAATGCAAGAGTTTCTTTATGGTATCAAAAAACAACAGGAGAAAGCTAGAATGGAATATATGAAAACTGTATAG